The following nucleotide sequence is from uncultured Draconibacterium sp..
ATCCTAACTTTTTGAACGTTAAAAATCTATGCAACAGGCGATATGATAATTAATTTAGGATAATGTTTTAGTTAGGATAATCTTGCTTATCCTAATTTTCGGATAAGCAAGAGGAACTTGTTGCCGAAATGGGAGCTGCTTACCTCTGTGGAATATGCGGCATAGAAAACGCTACAATTGACAACAGTGCTGCATACATCCAAGGTTGGTTGAAGAAGCTAAAAAGCGATAAGAAGTTTATTGTTATGGCTTCCGGACTAGCTCAAAAAGCTGTTGATTATATTCTGGAGCATCAGGATTCAAATCCGAAACCGGTTCTTCCTTATCCTAAAAAGAAGAAAAGTAAATTAGCTTCTCTTTCAATGAATTTCTGATTATATGGCTAATGAAGCCCCCAAATCTTTTTTAGTATTCATTAAACTGGCATCACGAAATTGCCTGTTAATCTCGTTTTTCAATTTATAAGGCCGGTTGAAGGCTTCCTGTGAGACAAGAAAGTTTTCGGATAGCTTACGAATTGTTTCTTTCGACAGACCTTTCTGGTAATTCAGAATCTTTGAAACTGTTCCTTTCGACAATCCAAGGAGTTTTGCCAATCCAACTGCTTTGAGGCTGTTCTCTTCCATTAATGACTTAATAAGTTGTACAGGATCAAGATCCTTAAAGGTACTGTGTTCCGAATCCCACTTCTCAATGAGAAGCGTCAACAACTCGATTTCATCATCAAGGGCAGGAAAGGCCTCTAAAATTAGATTCTCAAGGATATTACAATAGTTGTCGTACTGTTCTTCAGTTTTTATTACGGTATATTTTAAAGCTTCCATCTCTCTTTGTTTAATAGATATCTACCGAATACTGTTCTTCATTATTACAGAGTTTGGTGTATGCAGCATGCGCTCCAATCCATTTTACAAATAGATGTATCTTCTGCTTCCCAAAATAATATTGGCAGATAATCCGGTATTTGTTACCACCAATATTAAAAACAACTCTGTTAGATCCTTTGCCTAAAATATCGGCAGAATTAAACGTTCTGACAATATCCTGAGGACTATTCCAGTCAGCTCTTTTTATAATCGATAGCCAGCTTTCAAATGCCTTTTTACTTTGAACATTATCACGTACATAGTTCTCGATTGACTGTACTTTTATTAAATGAACTTTCATTGTTCTACTTTGCAAAGTTAGTAAAAGTTTCACAAAGTGAAACTGATGTGGTTAATAATTAAATACGTGCTTGCTTATTCGATTCAAGTTTTGTTTGGAGTTGTTTGATGTCGTCGGAAATCTTTTGGTCCAGGATTTTAGCATAAATTTGAGTAGTCTTTAAATTTGTGTGGCCAAGGATTTTCGAAACGGTTTCAAGTGGTACACCATTACTTAGAGTAACAGTTGTTGCAAAGGTGTGTCTAGCCATATGCATTGTAAGTTCTTTATTCACTCCACAGATGTCGGCTAGTTCTTTTAGGTAGCTATTCATCTTTTGATTGGTTAGAACCGGTAACAGCAGACCTTTTACCTTATAGTGAGACGTGTTTTGATATTTCTCCAGTATGAATTTTGCCACTGGAAGTACTGGTATTCTGCAACGATTATTGGTTTTTGTTCGGTCAATAAATATCCATTCGTTTTTATCGATTCCAATACGTAGGTGATCTTTGTGTAGTTTTGCAATGTCGGAGTAGGATAGCCCCGTATAACAAGCAAAGACGAAAATATCCCGGATGGCATCAAGACGTTGAATTTTTATTTCTTTATCCTGAATAGCGTGAAGCTCAGTTGCGGTTAAAAAGTCTCGATTTGTTTCTGCTAAAGGTACTTTGTATTTT
It contains:
- a CDS encoding helix-turn-helix domain-containing protein codes for the protein MEALKYTVIKTEEQYDNYCNILENLILEAFPALDDEIELLTLLIEKWDSEHSTFKDLDPVQLIKSLMEENSLKAVGLAKLLGLSKGTVSKILNYQKGLSKETIRKLSENFLVSQEAFNRPYKLKNEINRQFRDASLMNTKKDLGASLAI
- a CDS encoding type II toxin-antitoxin system HigB family toxin, translated to MKVHLIKVQSIENYVRDNVQSKKAFESWLSIIKRADWNSPQDIVRTFNSADILGKGSNRVVFNIGGNKYRIICQYYFGKQKIHLFVKWIGAHAAYTKLCNNEEQYSVDIY